In one Modestobacter sp. L9-4 genomic region, the following are encoded:
- a CDS encoding inositol monophosphatase family protein produces MTSGTAQPDLHTELLELARATAEEAALLVGAGRSSAADQVDTKSSPVDVVTAVDRASEALIVRRLLEARPDDGVLGEEGASTEGTSGVRWVVDPIDGTVNFLYGLPAFAISIAGEVDGRTEVGVVLNVATGELFTAVRGGGAWLTAPGAATMQLHGSSPASLSQSLVATGFGYGVEQRRAQGAVVAQLLPEVRDIRRVGCASLDLCSAAAGRVDAYYEQGLKPWDHAAGALIAAEAGLVVTGTAGRPFAEPMAVAAAPSVAGPLVELIERLHAAG; encoded by the coding sequence ATGACCTCCGGCACCGCTCAGCCCGACCTGCACACCGAGCTGCTCGAGCTGGCCCGGGCCACCGCGGAGGAGGCCGCGCTGCTCGTGGGGGCCGGGCGCAGCAGCGCCGCCGACCAGGTCGACACCAAGTCCTCACCGGTCGACGTGGTCACCGCCGTCGACCGCGCCAGCGAGGCGCTGATCGTCCGCCGGCTGCTCGAGGCCCGCCCGGACGACGGCGTGCTGGGGGAGGAGGGCGCCTCGACCGAGGGCACCAGCGGCGTGCGCTGGGTCGTCGACCCGATCGACGGCACGGTCAACTTCCTCTACGGGCTGCCCGCGTTCGCCATCTCGATCGCCGGGGAGGTCGACGGGCGCACCGAGGTCGGGGTGGTTCTCAACGTGGCCACCGGCGAGCTCTTCACCGCGGTCCGCGGCGGCGGGGCCTGGCTGACCGCCCCGGGTGCGGCGACGATGCAGCTGCACGGCAGCTCCCCGGCGTCGCTGAGCCAGTCGCTGGTGGCCACCGGCTTCGGCTACGGGGTGGAGCAGCGCCGGGCGCAGGGCGCGGTCGTGGCCCAGCTGCTGCCCGAGGTGCGCGACATCCGCCGCGTGGGCTGCGCCTCGCTGGACCTGTGCTCGGCCGCGGCCGGCCGGGTCGACGCCTACTATGAGCAGGGCCTCAAGCCCTGGGACCACGCGGCCGGGGCGCTGATCGCCGCCGAGGCCGGCCTGGTGGTCACCGGCACCGCCGGGCGGCCCTTCGCCGAGCCGATGGCCGTCGCCGCCGCACCGTCGGTGGCCGGGCCGCTCGTGGAGCTCATCGAGCGCCTGCACGCCGCCGGCTGA